In Microbulbifer sp. THAF38, the sequence AGACCAGGGAGAAATAGTGCCCGGGCGCGGTACCACCAGGATTAGCTCACCTTTCGGTTGGTGCTTCTCTTCGGTGGGGCCGTACTGGAGTAGTCGCTCAAGCAGCGCCATCTCCTTGTTATCCAATGCATCGCTGTCGGCAAAATGTACGAACTCGGCGTAGAGATCGTCGATAGTCGGTTGCAGCGCGCGCAGTTGGTTGAGTAGTTTTTTATGGCGGAATTTCGACAGTGCGGGAGCACCACGCAGAACTAACATTGCGGGAGATAGCCTCTTGTCTAAATGAGAAAGATTGCGCGAAAGAAGGATCGCACAAGGCCCCGGAAATTTGAGAGGCGCAATTGTACCCGAAGCGCCGCAACTCCAACACACCTACCCATCACTTGAGTACACATGAACTAATTAGCAATCAATATGTTCAAAAGGCGAACAAAACTGATCGTAAATTCGCTGATTTCACTAGACGCCAAAAATCTCTTACAAAAGTCTCAACAGCATTTCAAGCGCCCATGTCACAGTGCCCAAAAGCCAAATTGGGCAGATTGTCGTCAAATAATGTAAAATTGGCGGACTGTGCCAGCATTGGCGAGAAAAGCCCTGGCGGAGGTGCCCGTACCAGGCCTTAGGCATAACAGCGATAAAACCAACGGACGAGCTAGAGGGGACAGCCTATGATGATGAGAAGCCGAGCGCTGCGCTATGTCCGCCGCGTGTGCAAAGGTATCGCCCTGTCCTGCTGTGCCTCCTTATTAGTTGCCAGCAAGGCACCGAATACCCTGGAGCGAATTAAAGCTTCCGGCGAACTGGTTGTCCTCTCGCAAAACGGCCCCACCACCTATTACGAAGACGCCTCCGGCAATCCCACCGGCTTTGAGTACGGCATGCTGCACGCCTTTGCCGAAGAGCTCGGGGTTAAACTGGTCATTCGCGATGTGCACAGCCTGGACGACATGTTCGCGCGCCTGCGCGACCCCGAAGAAGGTGCCCACTTCGCCGCCGCGGGTCTCACCGTCACCCCGGAACGCCGCGAACAGGTGCGTTTCTCTCCCTCCTATTTTGAAGTCCGCCAACAGATCATCTACCGCCTTGGGGAAAAACGCCCGCGTAAAACCAGTGATCTGGAAGGCGAAACCATCGCGGTTATCGCCGGCAGCGCTCACGCCGAAGAATTAAAAAAACTCTCCCAGCGCTATCCCAATTTGCGCTGGGAGGAGGTTTCCGATGTCGACGCCATGGAATTGGTGGAGATGGTACATCAGGGCCAATATAGCTATGCGGTGGTGGACTCCAACGCCTACGCCGTGCATCGTGGGCTCTACCCCAAAACTGGAGTGGCTTTTAATCTCAGCCAGTTCCAACCGGTTTCCTGGGCTTTTCCCAAGAGTGACGACGATAGCCTCTACCAGCGAGCGCGACTGTTTATGTTGCGCGCCAATACCAACGGCATGATTGCGCAACTGCGAGAAGAATTCTTTGGCCACGTCAGCGACCTGAATGCAGGGGGCGCTCAGGCTTTCGCCAAGCGCAGCCGCGAACGACTGCCCAAGTGGCGCGGGGTTATGCAAAAAGTGGCCGACCAGTACGAATTGGATTGGCATTTGCTGGCGGCACTCAGTTACCAGGAATCTCACTGGAACCCCCGCGCTCGCTCACGCACCGGGGTGCGCGGCCTAATGATGCTCACCTTAGGTACCGCCAGGGAGTTAGGTGTAAACCGACTTAATCCGGAAGAGAGTATTGAGGGCGGCGCTCGCTATATTGTGCAGATCCGCAACAAGCTGCCGAAGCGTATCCGCGAACCAGACAGAACCTGGATGGCCCTGGCCGCCTACAATGTGGGCTATGGCCACCTGGAAGACGCCCGCGTACTCACAGAGCGCATGGGCGGCAACCCGGATCTGTGGCCCGATGTGCGCGACCACCTGCCACTACTGGCCAAACGCCAGTACTACAAGTCTACCAAGCACGGCTATGCGCGCGGCTGGGAACCTGTCACCTATGTGCAAAATATTCGCCACTACCAGGCCCTGCTGAGCTGGAGCAGCCGTATCGAAGAGCAGCGCTTGGCAGCCAACGATGAAAACGGCGGAGCTCTTGTCGAGAACAGCCCTGTAGAAGCCGAGGGCAGTGCCGCCCCCGCCCTCTAAGTTTTTTATCGACCCTAAGGCTGTCTCAGCTGAAGCTAGAAGCCAGGCTGGCAGTACCGATTCATTAGCAACATCTTGTATCCATTATCTTAACTTGGCCCAAATCAAGAGACGCTTGAGAGATGGAAGAAAAAGACACTGCCAAAGAAATCGAGGCGTTTATCGATTACCTAGTGCAGGCAGGAGTCCACTATCGAGTCGATGAGCTGGAAAGTGTCTATCACAGGGATATGCAGGTTTATATGCTGGATGAATCAGACCAGCTGACGGTAGCCGACAAGACCGCTTTTATCGATCTATTTAAGCAAAAGCGGGATGCCGGTGAATTACCGCTTAACGGCTGGACCAAAATCCACCATGTGGCCGCTAACAATAACAGCGCCCTGGTGATTTTTTCCCGAAGGAATAACCTATCTGGCCAGGAAAGAAAATTAAGGCTGGGGATTGATTTAATTTATGAGGATGGGCGCTGGCAGGTCATACGGGAGATCATTTTTCTGGAGCCACCCGCCCCTGATTCAGCCCGTCAAAATTAATAAGTAGAGACCTTCAATTCTCTTCTTGAGATAGCGCCCAGTCTCGGGGCAAAAACTGCAAGTCCTCAGGCTCATCAATATCGTGCAAGATTTCCAGGCGCCGGCAAGACATATCACACTCCTGTAAGCGCTCCAGGGTTTGCCGGGCAACCACTTCTGTGCTCCAACAAATATCTTCAAACAACCTAAAGTGCAGCCGTTTGAGCCCTAACAAAGTGTAGCCACCATCATTTGCCGGATGCATAACCGCATCGGCACTCATTAACGCCGTAGCCGCCTCACGGAGGCGCGAGGCAGTTAAGGCTGGACAGTCTGTGCCCAACAAAAAAAGACCCTGACCCGCTACATGGTGAGTGTTAGCAGCCTCCCACAAACGCTGACCAAGGCTACCTTGCGACTGATTATGAAGAGTTACCCCATCGGGTAAGGCGAATGTTCGCCAAAAAGGATGTTCGCAATCTGGTGCAACATGCAACTCTACCGGCCCGAGCTCTGCCATTACAGCCTCCTGCAAAGTTTGCTGTAACAGCTTTTCCGCTAGAAAGGCTGCACCTTGTTCCCCCAGAGCTGGAATCAAGCGGGTTTTGGCATAGCCAGGCAAAGGCGCCTTGGCCATCACCACTAGGCGTAAAGAGGGAAAAGAAGCATTACTCATAGCGTTTTGCCAGGCACTCCGCGGAGATGCCACGCCAGTAATCGAAGCGCAAGCGCCACATCAATAACACCGTGCGCCAAATACCGAATTTTTGCCAGCGGCGCCCGGAGGTGGTGGCTCTCTGGCGCAGGCAGTGCGGTCGGGCCGTTTTCAGCAGCTGACGGCTCAGCTCTATGTCTTCCATCAAGGGCTGCGGCGCATAGCCCCCCACCTCATTAAAAAGGGCACGGCGGACAAAAATCGCCTGATCACCTGTGGCGATACCGCTCAGGCGAGAGCGCCAATTAATCATGGTGGAAATCAGGGGAAACCAGGCGCTGCCGCCGCTGATACGAATATTAAAACGGCCCCATTGCGCCCCCCGAACCGAGGCAGAGGCAATCGCACTCAGGGCGCCTTGGGGCAGGCGTGTATCCGCATGCAAAAACAACAACCAATTACCGCGGGCAACCGAAGCACCGGCATTCATTTGGAGAGCGCGTCCGCGCTGGGAATGAATGACCTTCAATCCGGCGGCACTGGCCATTTCTGCACTACCGTCACTGCTGCCGCCATCGACCAGAATGACTTCGCAGCTGCTATAAGCGACCAGCTCTTTCAGCTGCGCTACCAACTCTGGTAACTGCTCCCGTTCATTTAACAGGGGCACAATAACACTGTATTGCACTGTCTTGCCTCAACTCTGCCTCGCCTTTTCTCACGCTCGTCTTATCCCCGCCTCCAGCGGTGGAACTTCTCCAGCCATCGAAGCAGGCTCTTGGGTGCATGGGCACGCTTCCAATTTCCTGCCACATATTTATTCGCTTCAGCCATAGTGGGATAGATATGAATTGTGGATAAAATCTTGTTCAACCCAAATCCCTGTTTCATCGCAAACACAAACTCAGCAATCAGCTCCGCCGCATTTTCACCAACGATACAAACCCCCAGGATTTTATCCCTACCCGGTGCCGTTAATACCTTAACAAACCCAGTTGCGGCACCATCGACAATCGCGCGGTCCAGGTCATCAATACCATAGCGGGTTACCTCATAGGCCACCCCTTGCGCAATTGCCTGGTGTTCATTTAACCCAACACTGGCCACTTGTGGGTCAATAAAAATTGCGCTGGGTATCAAGCTATAATCCACCGCAAACTTTTTTATATCCCCAAAAAGCCCATTGACCGCGGCATACCAGGCCTGATGGGCAGCAATATGCGTAAACTGATAGGGCCCGGCGAGATCCCCCGCAGCGAGAATATGAGGGTATCGGGTGCGCAGGTAGTCATCCACTTGGCATTTACCGTCCTGCACAATACCTAACTCCTCCAGACCTAGCCCCTCGGTTCTGGGGCGTCTACCTAGAGCCAGAATAACCTCATCAAATGTCACCTGTATTTCACCTTGAGCGTTTCGCAAGGTGACCACTCCCCCCTGCCCACTGTGATTTCCGGCAAATGCAGTAGCCTCGTGCGCGGTAAGCAATCGCACCCCCTCCGATTCCAGCGCCTGGGTTACAGCAGCGGAGACTTCGTGATCTTCGAGGGGCAACAGACGCTCGGCGCGTTCGATTAAGGTGACCTCTGAACCCAGCCGCGTAAATGCCTGGGCCAGCTCACAGCCAATTGCCCCGCCACCAAGTAACAATAATCGAGAGGGCACCTTATCTAGCTGAGCCAATTTGTCCCACAGAGTTTCACTGGTCAGATAATTGACCTCTTCCAATCCTGGAAAACGTGGTA encodes:
- a CDS encoding TIGR04282 family arsenosugar biosynthesis glycosyltransferase, producing MSNASFPSLRLVVMAKAPLPGYAKTRLIPALGEQGAAFLAEKLLQQTLQEAVMAELGPVELHVAPDCEHPFWRTFALPDGVTLHNQSQGSLGQRLWEAANTHHVAGQGLFLLGTDCPALTASRLREAATALMSADAVMHPANDGGYTLLGLKRLHFRLFEDICWSTEVVARQTLERLQECDMSCRRLEILHDIDEPEDLQFLPRDWALSQEEN
- a CDS encoding NAD(P)/FAD-dependent oxidoreductase — its product is MSKPKKFDRNIIVIGAGAAGLVSAYISATVKARVTLVESGNMGGDCLNTGCVPSKALIQCARVAHSARVAKRFGVVLPEPEIDFPAVMAHVRNSIQQIEPHDSVERYNDLGVEVVRGRGRLVDPWTVNISKENGTEQTLTARAIILATGAEPAVPRFPGLEEVNYLTSETLWDKLAQLDKVPSRLLLLGGGAIGCELAQAFTRLGSEVTLIERAERLLPLEDHEVSAAVTQALESEGVRLLTAHEATAFAGNHSGQGGVVTLRNAQGEIQVTFDEVILALGRRPRTEGLGLEELGIVQDGKCQVDDYLRTRYPHILAAGDLAGPYQFTHIAAHQAWYAAVNGLFGDIKKFAVDYSLIPSAIFIDPQVASVGLNEHQAIAQGVAYEVTRYGIDDLDRAIVDGAATGFVKVLTAPGRDKILGVCIVGENAAELIAEFVFAMKQGFGLNKILSTIHIYPTMAEANKYVAGNWKRAHAPKSLLRWLEKFHRWRRG
- the mltF gene encoding membrane-bound lytic murein transglycosylase MltF; the encoded protein is MMMRSRALRYVRRVCKGIALSCCASLLVASKAPNTLERIKASGELVVLSQNGPTTYYEDASGNPTGFEYGMLHAFAEELGVKLVIRDVHSLDDMFARLRDPEEGAHFAAAGLTVTPERREQVRFSPSYFEVRQQIIYRLGEKRPRKTSDLEGETIAVIAGSAHAEELKKLSQRYPNLRWEEVSDVDAMELVEMVHQGQYSYAVVDSNAYAVHRGLYPKTGVAFNLSQFQPVSWAFPKSDDDSLYQRARLFMLRANTNGMIAQLREEFFGHVSDLNAGGAQAFAKRSRERLPKWRGVMQKVADQYELDWHLLAALSYQESHWNPRARSRTGVRGLMMLTLGTARELGVNRLNPEESIEGGARYIVQIRNKLPKRIREPDRTWMALAAYNVGYGHLEDARVLTERMGGNPDLWPDVRDHLPLLAKRQYYKSTKHGYARGWEPVTYVQNIRHYQALLSWSSRIEEQRLAANDENGGALVENSPVEAEGSAAPAL
- a CDS encoding TIGR04283 family arsenosugar biosynthesis glycosyltransferase — its product is MQYSVIVPLLNEREQLPELVAQLKELVAYSSCEVILVDGGSSDGSAEMASAAGLKVIHSQRGRALQMNAGASVARGNWLLFLHADTRLPQGALSAIASASVRGAQWGRFNIRISGGSAWFPLISTMINWRSRLSGIATGDQAIFVRRALFNEVGGYAPQPLMEDIELSRQLLKTARPHCLRQRATTSGRRWQKFGIWRTVLLMWRLRFDYWRGISAECLAKRYE